The Pseudomonas sp. SCA2728.1_7 DNA segment TCGGCGGCCTGATCCATATGGCCCCGTCCAACATCCTGACGTTGTTGCCCAGTCTGGGGTTGGCCAAGCGGGTATCGTCGCGGATTGGTAAAACCATCAAGGCTACGCCGGTTCTGCGTGAGCGCGTGGCGTCCAACCGCTCGCGAGATGCGCGCAACACCATGGACACTAAGGAGTTCGAGGGTGGTTCGCTGTACATCACCACGGCCGGTTCTGCGGCCAACCTAGCGGAGCTTTCCGCACGCTACATCTACGGCGACGAGGTTGATCGCTGGAGTGTGGACGTGGGCGAAGAGGGCGACCCGGTCGAACTGGCCGAGACTCGCGGTAGTACTTTCGGCCGTAACGCAAAATTTTACTTTTCCAGTTCGCCGACGGTCAGGGGGGCGTCCCGGATCGCTGATCTGTTTGAGGTCAGCGATCAGCGTTACTACTACGTGCCGTGCCCAACCTGTGAACACATGCAGGTTCTGGAGTGGGAGCGTTTGCATTACTCGGCGGATTTTCAGGTTGTGCATTACCAGTGTGCCGGCCCCGACTGCGACGTACTGATCGAGGAACGCTATAAGGGCGAGATGCTGGCGAAAGGGGAGTGGCGAGCACACACCCAGGGCGATGGCGAAACCATTGGTTTTAACTTGAATGCGTTGTACTCGCCGCCCGGCTGGACTGGTTGGGCCTCGTTGGCCAAGCAATTCGAGAAGGCTAAAAAGGCTCAGGCCAAAGGCGATCTGGAGCCGATGCAGGTGTTTTACAACACCCGTCTGGCCAAGGTCTGGGATAGCGCTCAGGAGCAAACCTCAGCCGGTGTGCTGATGGATCGGGCGCGACTGGAAAGCTGCGGGCTTGGCTCAATGCCCGACGGCGTGTTGATGCTGACCGCTTCTGTTGACACCCAAGCCAACCGCCTGGAACTGATGGTGATGGGTTGGGGCGCTGGCATGGAGCGCTGGGTGGTCGACTTTCAAGTGATCTCCGGCGACCCCGCCGATGAGCGCACCTGGGCGGCGCTGGACGAGTTACTCAAGGCCCGTTACCGACACCCTTGTGGTGCTGAGCTGATGATCATGGCTACTGCGGTCGACTCCGGTGGTAACCATACGGATGAGGTCTATCAGTTCTGTCGTATGCGCCGCTGGCGCAGCGTGTTCGCCATCAAGGGGGCGAGCAAGCGGGGCCGGCCGGTGATCGCGCAGCGACCTTCGATGGTCGACGTGACATGGAAGGGCCTGACTGAACGGCATGGCGCCGAGCTTTGGATTGTCGGTACCGACACGGCGAAGGACTGGATCTATAACCGCTATGTATTCGACACCGGCCCGGGAGCGCTGCACTTTGCCAACGACCTGCCGGATGACTTTTTCGCCCAGTGCGTGGCTGAGCGCAAAGTCACCCGTTACGTCAGGGGGCATAAACGTATCGAATGGACCAAGGGCAAATCCGAGCGTAACGAAGCGCTCGATCTGTTGGTTTACAACCTGGCCATGGCCCATTACCTCGGCATCAACCGCTACCAAGATCACGATTGGGCGCGGATTCGGCAGGCGGTCAACGAGTCGGTTTCGGGCGATAGCAGCCAACCCGTTCAGAGCGAACGGCTCAGCCGGCCAGTCGTAACACCGGCAGCACCGCAGGCGCCGCAACCAGCCGTGAAATCACGTCCGGCAGCCACTCCCCCACAACGCCGCAGTTCCACCAGTGGCTACCTGAAGAGACGCTGATATGTCATTTACGAAAAAGCACCTCGACGCGGTTGAGGCGGCCATTGCTCGCGGTGAAAAAACTGTGCGCTACACCGACCGTACCGTTGAATACCGCACGGTTGATGAGCTGCTCAAGGCGCGCGAAGAAATACGCTCGTCGCTGGCCAGCGCCGCCGGGCCACGTTCGCGCGTGGTTCGCCTTTATCACGGGGGCAGGGGACTTTAATGGCCCGACATTTTCCGACGTTGACCCGTAACGGCTTTGTGCTGCCGTCCAACATCAAGGCCAGTTACGAAGGCGCTGGTGAAGGCCGCCGATCCGCTAACTGGGACGCTCCCGACAACGGGATCAACAGCATCAACACCCCGGCACTGCGCAATTTGCGGTCGCGCTCCCGGGCAGCGGTTCGCAATGACCCGTATGCCTTCAACGTCATCGACAAGCGCGTCAGCAACCTGATCGGCACCGGCATCACCCCTCGGCCAGCGACCGATGATGATGTCCTGCGCAAGCTGCTGCAGGAGCTGTGGAGCGATTGGGTTGATGAATCTGATGCGGATGACCGCACCGACTTTTACGGCCAGCAGGCGCTGGTGGCGCGCACGGTGGAAACATCGGGTGAATGCTTTGTTCGCTTGCGTCCTCGCAGTCGGGACGAAGGTTTGGCGGTTCCGCTGCAGTTGCAGATCCTGGCGCCGGAGTTCGTGCCGCACGACAAATTCGAGAGCGCCAAGAACGGCAACGTCATCCGCGCCGGCATCGAGTTCACGCCCGGCGGCAAGCGGGTAGCTTATTGGATGTACCTGTCGCACCCGCGTGATGCGGCATCGTTGAACGCCGGCTACAACCAGCTAGTGCGCGTCCCGGCCACGCAGGTGCTGCACATCTTCGAACCGGTCGAACCTGGCCAGTTGCGCGGTGTGCCGCGCTTGTCGCCGGTTCTGAAACGGCTACGTAGTTTGGACAACTACGACGACGCGGTGCTGTTCCGTCAGGAGGTGGCCAACCTGTTTG contains these protein-coding regions:
- a CDS encoding phage terminase large subunit family protein, producing MSLEMSNGATVYREAYFRGQRPEPDVWIDQWADEYMRIPRDTGAAEPGQYHTSRTPYAREPMRCLSPAHPCKRVVTMVASQLMKTQIALNWIGGLIHMAPSNILTLLPSLGLAKRVSSRIGKTIKATPVLRERVASNRSRDARNTMDTKEFEGGSLYITTAGSAANLAELSARYIYGDEVDRWSVDVGEEGDPVELAETRGSTFGRNAKFYFSSSPTVRGASRIADLFEVSDQRYYYVPCPTCEHMQVLEWERLHYSADFQVVHYQCAGPDCDVLIEERYKGEMLAKGEWRAHTQGDGETIGFNLNALYSPPGWTGWASLAKQFEKAKKAQAKGDLEPMQVFYNTRLAKVWDSAQEQTSAGVLMDRARLESCGLGSMPDGVLMLTASVDTQANRLELMVMGWGAGMERWVVDFQVISGDPADERTWAALDELLKARYRHPCGAELMIMATAVDSGGNHTDEVYQFCRMRRWRSVFAIKGASKRGRPVIAQRPSMVDVTWKGLTERHGAELWIVGTDTAKDWIYNRYVFDTGPGALHFANDLPDDFFAQCVAERKVTRYVRGHKRIEWTKGKSERNEALDLLVYNLAMAHYLGINRYQDHDWARIRQAVNESVSGDSSQPVQSERLSRPVVTPAAPQAPQPAVKSRPAATPPQRRSSTSGYLKRR
- a CDS encoding phage portal protein, with the translated sequence MARHFPTLTRNGFVLPSNIKASYEGAGEGRRSANWDAPDNGINSINTPALRNLRSRSRAAVRNDPYAFNVIDKRVSNLIGTGITPRPATDDDVLRKLLQELWSDWVDESDADDRTDFYGQQALVARTVETSGECFVRLRPRSRDEGLAVPLQLQILAPEFVPHDKFESAKNGNVIRAGIEFTPGGKRVAYWMYLSHPRDAASLNAGYNQLVRVPATQVLHIFEPVEPGQLRGVPRLSPVLKRLRSLDNYDDAVLFRQEVANLFAGFITRPPPESGPMPRDPVTGAPLVTDRDGFTPMVALEPGTMQELGPGEEVEFSKPPDAGNNYPDFMRQQLMAAAAGSGTPYEILTGDMRGINDRALRVVLNEFRRRLEQLQFSVYVHQLCRPVRAAWMDMAVLSGVLVLDDYAQKRRQYLRTRWVPQGWAYIQPVQDVQARAMEVRAGFSSRSEMVLRTGYDAETVDLENAADLKRATELGLNYNTLDAVEDTDDKEQS